Sequence from the Rutidosis leptorrhynchoides isolate AG116_Rl617_1_P2 chromosome 3, CSIRO_AGI_Rlap_v1, whole genome shotgun sequence genome:
agctagtcgcgctagcatttaacgagtgtttaatacttcgtaaacatacgcactcgccaagtgtactttcagggggttataaacgttaagttagttaccaagtgcccacggttaaacatatactttatcatactgttttgaaacgctctttgtagcactgaaatctcgtggcctaccttacatactgttatacttaaactatagctcaccaacctttgtgttgatgtttttaagcatgtttttctcaggtgcttaaggttagccgcttccgctgttgtactagtcttgctgtagacacccgctgctttagagatgtcaccgcatgaacgtttatcttgcattcataaacattattacttttgaaactatgatttgtaacgacctatgggtcacatactattatccttgcttctattcattgaagcatacttttggatgtaaaacatttgacgttgtttatgacgtcaccttttatcatgaatgcaacttgttttgaaaacgcatataatgtttgaccttgtaatgatcatgttgttgatgattcgtacacgatggttttgtacggggcatcacaatgcgcaacattaaaactatgaactcatcaacctttgtgttgacacttttaagcatgtttattctcaggtccctagaagtcttcagctgtttgcttatacgttatacaagctatgtgcatggagtcatatatgctttattcgagaaaactttgcattcacaaaatcatcaccatgtatcttattttgactgcattgacaacagatgtattatggtaaactattatttacgatgattgtctatatgtagaaatcatccgatgtcgaaaaccttggaaattgatatttatttatggtgtgcattttcaaaagaatgcaatgtttacaaaacgtatcatgtagaggtcagtacctcactatgaaatcgatgaatgatgtattcgtctaaatGAATTTGGATGGGTCATCACAACTTCCAATAATGATATATTTCTCATAAAAATTGAGACTCGgtatattatttatgtaattaaATATACAAGTATACAAGCAAAAAGTACCACTTAATATTACACTCTCTCCATCCTTGAATATGCTTGAGAAATAAATGGAGGAGGGCGATGGGGTAAGGGCGTGCCCCGAGCTAGACGAGGGCTAAATGGTGCCATTAACGCCCTTGAGGGCTAAGAGGAGGGTGGGGTGATGATAGCAGTGTTGAGACCGCTCCAATTGCACCAAAATGACATAGATTGTTTTTCTTAGATTATTTTTATCTATGACCTAGTTCATGAAAATAATTGACACATCAACAATTCATTTTATCACTAATACATTACTTTACACTAGTATccataacatacttatttactttaacACTAAacctacttttattattttttattattattaacttcggagtatatattattagtattatattatataaagaatataataatgtaatatataaataacaTACTAAATAATACATcggtattataattatttaaataacaattttaaaaagttaaaaaaatatttcattaaaataataagattacataaattaaataataGGATCACATAAACAATTATAACgattaaataaatttaataaaacgaATCATGACTCACGTATCTTTACTCATCACTCTCGTCATCGTAATTACAGACTTTCATCTATAAGTATAAGACACAACTCAATTTTAGATGAGCGTTTCTTGACTTGTTGTTTTTCAACATCTCATTCGTAATTCTACATAAGAAACGTAATTGTTTTCTTGTCTTCGTAGAAATACACAATATACGAGAAAGCGAAAAGTATTACTTCTCTAAGGAAGCACACAACCACGATATACCGAACTCACTAATATCGATATCATCAAATGAGTTTCTCGTACTTTTGATTATGACTTCCAGTCATCCTCAACTTCACCCGCCATAATGTACACCCATTGAAACAACAATTGGAACCATGAAGACAAGTTAAATTTGTATAAGTGGCTGAAAAGTACAGATATTATATAGATTGTGTGAGAAAAGTTGTTTGAATTGTGTACGTATTCATAGGGTTAAAATATAAGAGttttaaagtaaaaaaataaaatttaccgTTAACTGCTATTTGTTTCTTCTAGTATTCAAACGGTAAAAAagctaaaaaaaataataaaaaaatatatcatTCTACAAAATGCTGAACAATATGAAAATTGATTTTCAGGCATTTAATCCCAtgaaaaatttgattctaccattttaattttttattttaatttttatttttatttcattcttttaaaaaaaaattcatactttttggccggaggtccactcgaaagcaatatctttatccgccgaataaagagagggatgactttctctactttctgAGTTGAGAAattacttgtttttattctcggataagggaaagattgtctacatctcaccctcccatacaccactcaagtggtattgggATCTGTTGTTGTTGTAAAATGCTGAACAACATCATGGACCATGGCGTTGGAACTTCGCTGATGGCTAGCATGTTTGCTAGTATCGGTGCCAAAGTTTGGCCCTGGCTTTTGCGCCCACTTTATCGATTCGATACTAGTACTCTTAAACCGTGAACCTAAGTTGTTTGACTTCATTAGAAATACTAAATATTAAATGAGAGAGGCGTTATTTTTGTAAGCGATTTTAATTTATAAAGCTCAGTCAGTCATGTTAGAAATTGGGTATGAATTGACTACccggattgattcttgaatcgtgtgttcactttctctataaaatATTTCGACCTAACGATTGCCTCGgtttcacgaaatctttacagggataagacaagaaacgcaatcagtgtttttggcaacgaaatcactgatcaaattatctgaggtttatgtgtgtgttttctGTCTGTTGGAATGAATGCAGAATATGAACAAAAACGTCCATAAAACTGTTATAGAAAACAGTTGGGAAATGAAAGGGTGTGTCCCTTCATTTTTGGCGGAAAAATATGTTATACCCGAAAAGGTATAACTATTGGAATGCACTTTTCCTAAGTAACGAATAGTGCAATTTCGGTTGAGGTTTCGGGGCGTTGCCTCGAGCCCCCGAGCCCCCGCTAAGGGCGCTACCCCCTCGACCCCTGCTCGCTCACCTGGGAGCGggaccccagccaggggcgctgCCTCTTGAAccccgccaggggcgctgcccTTGAACCCCGCAATTACGCGTCAGTCAGTAGTTACggtcgtgtactccacactctccaaaccCGTTGTTAAGTAAAACTAGCTAACTCTTGCgttcaagtaaatcgcaactaactaaaatgcATGTTGGATGACACTAAATCACCAACAAGTCAACTATGTTAAGAAAATCTAAGACTAATTGGTAAAGAAATCGTAATTGATAAAGAAATTACATTTTCCTGTTAATACAACCGTAAGGGACGAGCATGTTATTCGGACAAATAATATTTCACTCTTGCTTGTAAAAAGCTGTCCCATACATACAATCATAATCATTCTCTAGAATCAATTGTTAACTATCACAACATCGCTTAAAGTTGTTGCTATTAAACACAAGTACACAACCTATAGGAATTGTAaagaaattaaaattgatactagaGAATGATTATGATTGTATAAATTTTCTGTAATACTTTATGTTGAAAAATTGTACAAACTATATACTACAGTTATAAGGCATTAAACTACATTGATAGATTCATCGAGATGGTCGAATCAACACACAAGCAATCATCGAATACAAACATATATAACATGGGAAGACTCGATTGGTCGTTTTCTATTAGAGATTCAAAGCATTGGgtgatccaacaacaacttcataTTGTTTTGTGTTGATAGATTCGCAATATTTTTCTTTACCATATACTCACCTGAAATTAAAATTAAGCAGACAAAAAACTCTAAATAAGGATGCATATAAGATTCATCACAATAAGTATTCATAAGTTAGGAAGGAAATATGATATCTGTAATATATGAACGGTATAGAAACAGATTCATTTACGTTCCTAACGTACTCTCGTATCAGAGCTCCTCTAGCAACCATCACAGAGTAAGCACCTACAATATTTATTATAACCGTGAGAAAATCATTATCGCAATAaattctttatttcataaatatataaatCAAATTAGCAGTTAGTGGTTTCACACACATATGATTTCAAAATTGAATATTTAATAGCTTACCTGTCACAGTATGATTGCGCTGAAAATCCTCATACGCCTCGCAGTTATGGTACTAAACATATATTCAGAACTTAGATACGTGTGTCTCAATGGCTGCCCAAATATGGGTCTCTTATTCAAAATTTCAAGTACAACATTCCATATCATCCACTTCACACACTAACACCTTTAGATTATATACTAATTGATCGAGTAACTCATATACATCGCTCGACAACTCATTTCGTTGGTCATCAACCATAAACTCGTATACACGCCCATTAACTTCAACAGAGCTAACGCCTTTGTCTTTCTTAATACCTTGATCCTTCATTAATCTCCTTATGTTCTTAACATCCTGCCATCTTCTAGCTTCATAGAAAATATTATATACCAACATATAAACTCCTGAAGTACACGGTTCTAGTTCCAGAACATGCTTTAAAATTTGTTTCCCGATTTCAACATTTCCATGAATTCTACAAGCCCCTAGCAATGCACCCCAGACTACAACATCGGGCTTCATTGGCATTTCTCTTATTAGTTTGAAAGCATCTCCAAATAGCCCGACCCGTCCAAACAGATCAATCATGCAAGCAAAATGTTCAATTTCATGTGGGACCCCATACATACTTTTCATTCTGTCAAAGTAGTATTTACCTATGTCTGTGAGACCACTGTGACAACAAGCAGAAAGCAAACCCGTAAAGGTAATCTCGTTAGGCCGTATCCCACTGACACACATGCGCTCGAAGAGTTCAACTGATTCTAAACCGCACCCGTGTAAGGCTAGTGCACCAATCATAATATTCCATGAAACAAGATTCTTTTCAGGCATATCAGAAAATATACTTAAAGAAGCTTCTAACACCCCACATTTGGCATACATGTCTATCAAAGAATTAAACAATGTGACACTGGGTGTTACATACTTTGAACGCATATAACTATGAATGTTTTTTCCCATTTTCAAATCGCCAAGTTGACCGCATGCTGAAAGAACGCTAGCTAGAGTTGACTCGTCGGGAGTAAGTCCTGCATTGAAGATGTCACTATAGAGACCCAAAGCTTCACTATACAAACCTTTTTGTAAATAACATGAAATCATTGAATTCCAAGAAACGACATTTTTTAATGGCATTTGGTTAAATAAATTCTTTGCAGACTCCACTTGACCATATTTAGCATATGCACTGACCATAGATGTCCATGAAACGACATTTTTGCTAATCATACGATCAAAGAATGTTTTAGCATAATGCAGATTCCCACACTTTGAATACATGTCGATAATAGCATTTTGTACATAAATATCAGTACGAGCACCGGTAGTCACGATGTATGAATGCAAAATTCTGCCCAATATGTTTTCACAATTCTGGGAGCAAACAGAAAGTAAGTTGACATATGTAAAGTCATCAGGCTCAACACCTAGTTCCCTCATCTCCCAAAACAACAAAAAGGCTTCTTGTATACAACCCATTTTCGAGTAACCACCAATCATCGTGTTCCATGAAACCAGACTCTTGTCAACCATATCGTCAAACACCTTTCTTGAGCCCCTAACATCACCACAACTGCAATACACACTAATCAACCCATTTTGGACGTAAACATGTGACTCAAATCCTGACTTTATAACCCGAACATGCACAGACACCCCATCTAATAATCTACATAATACCGCACACGCCTTAAGAACAAAAGGATAAGTGAATTCATTTGTTGAAATGCCAAAACAAGACATTCGACGGTACAAGTTGATAGCGTTTATTGGAACTTTACTGTTTGCGTAACCTCTGATTAAACTATTGTACGTGTGTCTATTTGGTTGAGACATTTGATCGAACACAAGGTGGGCATAGCATAGATCGCCTGATTCCGAGAGAGCACAGAATGATATCAATTTGCTAATTGTCAATGTTTGTTGATGGAGTCCATGAAGGATAATTTGGGCATGAATTTTCTTGAGTTTCTTCATCGATTGACATTTTTCAAGGAGTTGATGGAGGGTTTCGTGAGCAGGGGATGTGAAATTGTTGGGCAATGAAGAAGTGGATAATGAGCGTGTTTTGTTGTGGCGGGAAACAACAGTCAAACGTTTGATAGAAGCTAACATGTTTGGCGAATTTTCAAAACAGCAATTTTTAGGGGCGTGTGGGTTTGAATTTTGTTAACATTGTACTATGTTAATGTCGTTAAAGTAACAAGAAAAACTTTTTACCGCCAAGAGAGTATCTTTCGAACCGAGCTTCCTTTTAGTGGCTCTAAACTTGTTTGCATTGACTTAATCAAATATTAATGAAGTTACCAAATAATCTCCCGCATCATCCTCATTCTCATCTAAACATTCTTTTAATTCGGTTATTTACGAGGTGCACACCAACTGTTTGATAAAATTACTGACCCAGATTTGCATTATCGACATGTGAATATCTGCTTTTACGAGAC
This genomic interval carries:
- the LOC139896405 gene encoding pentatricopeptide repeat-containing protein At2g22410, mitochondrial-like; translated protein: MLASIKRLTVVSRHNKTRSLSTSSLPNNFTSPAHETLHQLLEKCQSMKKLKKIHAQIILHGLHQQTLTISKLISFCALSESGDLCYAHLVFDQMSQPNRHTYNSLIRGYANSKVPINAINLYRRMSCFGISTNEFTYPFVLKACAVLCRLLDGVSVHVRVIKSGFESHVYVQNGLISVYCSCGDVRGSRKVFDDMVDKSLVSWNTMIGGYSKMGCIQEAFLLFWEMRELGVEPDDFTYVNLLSVCSQNCENILGRILHSYIVTTGARTDIYVQNAIIDMYSKCGNLHYAKTFFDRMISKNVVSWTSMVSAYAKYGQVESAKNLFNQMPLKNVVSWNSMISCYLQKGLYSEALGLYSDIFNAGLTPDESTLASVLSACGQLGDLKMGKNIHSYMRSKYVTPSVTLFNSLIDMYAKCGVLEASLSIFSDMPEKNLVSWNIMIGALALHGCGLESVELFERMCVSGIRPNEITFTGLLSACCHSGLTDIGKYYFDRMKSMYGVPHEIEHFACMIDLFGRVGLFGDAFKLIREMPMKPDVVVWGALLGACRIHGNVEIGKQILKHVLELEPCTSGVYMLVYNIFYEARRWQDVKNIRRLMKDQGIKKDKGVSSVEVNGRVYEFMVDDQRNELSSDVYELLDQLVYNLKVLVCEVDDMECCT